Proteins encoded in a region of the Niveispirillum cyanobacteriorum genome:
- a CDS encoding HpcH/HpaI aldolase family protein, whose product MFRPNRLKRLLREKRPARGAWLFMGSPAVTEALAPLGFDALIIDHEHSPGGLETAIHQMRAMAGTGTTVLARLPDNHPAPVRHLLDAGAEGLLAANLESADAADRLVKATRYPPHGIRGAHYTVSRAAGWGAWSWEVAEFGEAETLTIGLIESIRGVDAIPEMAKVPGLDMLFIGPLDLSISAGVPGQYEAPSFKAVLEAAERRILEAGLALGGTTLPGQTADTLFDRGYGFVTLGADVTFLRRGAGLALGQTG is encoded by the coding sequence ATGTTTCGACCTAACCGCTTAAAGCGCCTGCTGCGGGAAAAGCGGCCGGCGCGCGGGGCCTGGCTATTCATGGGCAGCCCTGCCGTGACCGAGGCGTTGGCCCCGCTGGGTTTCGATGCCCTGATCATCGACCATGAACATTCGCCGGGCGGGCTGGAAACCGCCATCCATCAGATGCGGGCCATGGCGGGTACCGGCACCACTGTCCTGGCCCGGCTGCCGGACAACCACCCAGCCCCCGTCCGGCATCTGCTGGATGCCGGTGCCGAAGGATTGCTGGCCGCCAACCTGGAAAGTGCGGATGCCGCCGACAGGCTGGTGAAGGCCACACGCTATCCACCGCACGGCATAAGGGGGGCGCACTACACCGTCTCCCGCGCCGCCGGCTGGGGCGCCTGGAGCTGGGAGGTGGCGGAATTCGGGGAGGCGGAAACCCTGACTATCGGCCTGATTGAAAGCATAAGGGGCGTGGATGCCATCCCGGAGATGGCGAAGGTGCCCGGACTGGATATGCTGTTCATCGGGCCACTGGACCTGTCGATCAGCGCCGGCGTGCCCGGACAATATGAGGCCCCCTCATTCAAGGCTGTTCTGGAAGCGGCGGAACGGCGCATTCTGGAGGCCGGGCTGGCCCTGGGTGGAACCACGCTGCCGGGCCAGACGGCGGACACGTTGTTCGACCGTGGTTATGGCTTCGTCACCCTTGGCGCCGATGTCACCTTTCTGCGCCGGGGGGCCGGATTGGCCCTGGGCCAGACGGGTTGA
- a CDS encoding hydrolase: protein MTLPVNGAERGFTPYDIGRTPATACRIDQRFSYCLYVPSRLVENPVGGRILAAVHGTDRGNQALRDLFIPYAEATGSIILAPLFPCGIGEPQERDNYKYIEYQGIRFDHLLLDMVAEVAARYGVDAGRFDLFGFSGGAHFAHRFLYLHPGRLRAVSVGAPGSPTLLDTGRLWWLGVADMEQRFGVPLDLDTMRKVRVHLAVGSDDTDTWEITHTPGSRHWMEGANDAGATRVERLHTLAASLADNGIDVRLDILDGFRHSRDALVGAAIAFLNRLAAEGGGDVST, encoded by the coding sequence ATGACTCTGCCCGTGAACGGCGCGGAACGGGGCTTCACGCCCTATGATATAGGCAGGACACCGGCAACGGCCTGCCGTATCGACCAGCGCTTCTCCTACTGCCTTTATGTACCTTCCCGGCTGGTGGAAAACCCGGTCGGGGGGCGCATCCTGGCGGCGGTCCATGGCACGGACCGTGGCAATCAGGCGCTGCGGGACCTCTTCATCCCCTATGCCGAGGCCACGGGCAGCATCATCCTGGCCCCCTTGTTCCCCTGTGGGATCGGCGAGCCGCAGGAACGGGATAATTACAAATACATTGAGTACCAGGGCATCCGTTTTGACCATCTGTTGCTGGACATGGTGGCGGAGGTGGCGGCGCGCTATGGCGTCGATGCCGGACGGTTCGACCTGTTCGGCTTCTCCGGCGGGGCACATTTCGCCCATCGCTTCCTCTATCTGCATCCCGGTCGGCTGCGTGCCGTGTCAGTCGGGGCGCCCGGTTCGCCGACGCTGCTGGATACGGGCCGTCTCTGGTGGCTGGGCGTAGCCGATATGGAGCAACGGTTCGGCGTGCCGCTGGACCTGGACACCATGCGAAAGGTCCGGGTGCATCTGGCCGTCGGGTCGGATGATACCGACACCTGGGAAATCACCCACACGCCGGGCTCCCGCCATTGGATGGAGGGAGCCAACGATGCCGGGGCGACGCGGGTCGAAAGGCTGCACACGCTGGCCGCCAGCTTGGCGGACAATGGCATTGATGTGCGGCTGGACATTCTGGACGGGTTCCGCCATTCCCGTGACGCCCTGGTCGGGGCCGCCATCGCCTTCCTGAACAGGCTGGCGGCGGAAGGGGGTGGCGATGTTTCGACCTAA
- a CDS encoding TonB-dependent receptor: MRNLKRLMLLGVAAGAAMVPAAHGQDVALEEIVVTGSRLSATIETFPGSYTVVGRKDLEDQLSTTADIGSVLSNMVPGIAASNGTAANVEQSLRGRPLRVFIDGIPVSNPLRDGGRDLRLISPSVIGSIEVIRGASALYGQGGAGGIVNYITKDAPSTQEFRFKTEIGTSLSTEHLADSARPSISQSASGAIGGFDVNLNGSYERVNGQFDADGDRLAPDPHNFGGIADSNIYNLFAKLGYSFGDQRIEAMVNYYQQKQDTNYVTVSGNIARGIKETAVKGMADPRALDPENRNIISSLAYENGDIFGSSLNSKIYYLENYSVFSFDAARLGGTQTTITSEKIGWQTDFTTKLDDWGLDGGTALWGFDIARDTTEQPLIPLTNKPGDGRTFTPPLKQMNYAAFIQLDVPVTDWFTLRAGIRHDEFKMKIDDFVAGLTNVKVAAGELDYSATPVNIGGTLHILPEAEIFGGFSQGFSIPDIGAPLRRVTARNLDNFDPKPQLVNNYEIGLRGSVLDIGYTVAYFISKSKYGTDFVIDTVNPTEAATLREKERIHGIEATLSGKVGDSTSWGGSFAWSEGKRDANHDGKVDTPLTGRRIGPEQYNAWLEQEFTADWTGRLQVNRTGSRNKFPNARINDFYTGRVRPVTRVDASTQYSMNNLLFTVGVNNLFNNDYYSVTSQMINRDQLYSKAEGRTLFLKMSAEY; encoded by the coding sequence ATGAGGAATTTGAAGCGGCTGATGCTGCTGGGTGTTGCGGCAGGGGCTGCGATGGTCCCGGCCGCGCATGGCCAGGACGTGGCCTTGGAAGAGATTGTGGTCACCGGCTCGCGCCTGTCCGCAACGATTGAGACTTTCCCCGGTTCCTACACGGTCGTGGGTCGCAAGGATCTGGAGGATCAGTTGTCGACGACGGCAGATATCGGGTCTGTCCTGTCCAACATGGTGCCCGGCATCGCCGCCTCCAACGGCACCGCCGCGAATGTCGAGCAGAGCCTGCGCGGTCGTCCTCTGCGCGTCTTCATCGACGGCATCCCCGTATCCAACCCGCTGCGTGACGGTGGCCGCGACCTGCGCCTGATCTCCCCGTCCGTGATCGGCTCGATCGAGGTGATCCGTGGTGCCTCGGCCCTTTATGGCCAGGGTGGTGCGGGCGGCATCGTCAATTACATCACCAAGGACGCGCCCTCGACCCAGGAATTCCGTTTCAAGACGGAGATCGGGACCAGCCTGTCGACAGAGCACCTGGCAGATAGCGCACGGCCCAGCATTTCGCAAAGTGCATCGGGCGCCATCGGTGGTTTCGATGTCAACCTGAACGGCTCGTATGAGCGGGTGAACGGCCAGTTCGACGCCGATGGCGACCGTCTGGCCCCCGATCCGCACAATTTCGGCGGCATTGCCGATAGCAATATCTATAACCTGTTCGCCAAGCTGGGTTATTCCTTCGGTGACCAGCGCATCGAGGCGATGGTCAATTATTACCAGCAGAAGCAGGACACCAACTACGTCACCGTCAGCGGCAATATAGCCAGGGGCATCAAGGAGACGGCTGTCAAGGGCATGGCGGATCCCCGCGCGCTCGACCCGGAAAACCGCAACATCATCTCGTCCTTAGCCTATGAGAATGGCGACATTTTCGGCTCTTCCCTAAACAGCAAGATCTACTATCTGGAAAATTACAGCGTCTTTTCCTTTGACGCGGCGCGCCTGGGCGGGACCCAGACCACCATCACTTCGGAAAAGATCGGCTGGCAGACCGATTTCACCACAAAGCTGGATGATTGGGGTCTGGACGGGGGTACCGCGCTCTGGGGCTTCGACATTGCCCGTGACACCACCGAACAGCCACTGATCCCGCTGACCAACAAGCCGGGCGATGGCCGCACCTTCACGCCGCCGCTGAAGCAGATGAACTATGCGGCCTTCATTCAGCTGGACGTGCCGGTGACGGACTGGTTCACCCTGCGCGCCGGCATCCGGCATGACGAATTCAAGATGAAGATCGACGATTTCGTGGCCGGCCTGACCAATGTGAAGGTGGCAGCGGGCGAACTGGATTACAGCGCCACGCCGGTCAATATCGGCGGCACACTGCATATCCTGCCCGAAGCGGAAATCTTCGGCGGCTTCTCCCAGGGTTTCTCCATCCCCGATATCGGTGCGCCTTTGCGCCGCGTGACGGCACGCAATCTGGACAATTTCGATCCCAAGCCGCAGCTGGTGAATAACTACGAAATCGGCCTGCGCGGATCGGTCCTCGATATCGGCTACACGGTCGCCTATTTTATCAGCAAGTCGAAATACGGCACCGATTTCGTGATCGACACCGTGAACCCGACCGAGGCCGCGACCCTGCGCGAGAAGGAACGCATCCACGGCATTGAGGCGACCCTGTCCGGCAAGGTCGGTGACAGCACCAGCTGGGGTGGAAGCTTCGCCTGGTCGGAGGGCAAGCGCGACGCCAATCATGACGGCAAGGTCGACACCCCCCTGACCGGGCGCCGCATCGGGCCGGAACAGTACAATGCCTGGCTGGAACAGGAATTCACCGCAGACTGGACGGGTCGTTTGCAGGTGAACCGCACCGGTTCGCGCAACAAGTTCCCCAATGCCAGGATCAATGATTTCTACACGGGCCGTGTGCGTCCCGTGACGCGTGTCGATGCCTCCACCCAGTACAGCATGAACAACCTGCTGTTCACGGTCGGTGTGAACAACCTGTTCAACAACGACTATTATTCCGTCACGTCCCAAATGATCAACCGCGACCAGCTGTACAGCAAGGCGGAGGGCCGTACCCTCTTCCTGAAGATGTCTGCGGAATACTGA
- a CDS encoding PepSY-associated TM helix domain-containing protein — translation MAAATERKRRSVWWAVHAWAGLKLSLFMTFILATGTLAVFSAELDWLVTPSMRVMPQEGAKASWGTLAASARDAVPGGRLAQIYAPPHPGFAAEAWLDTSTARPTRVHLDPYTGRVTGVVGWYNIQRFLRETHRHLMLPVKLGVPIVCTLAFLLLASLVSGIVTYKKWWRGFFKRPRGGDGRRLSGDLHRLAGLWSLWFVALIAVTGVWYMVESLGGDAPDHPRAPALSITATQPVGPALDALIEAGLRAYPGLDIREIRYPTAKGGRGLVLMGQADAWLVRDRSNAVWLNPDDGAVLLVSSGEELTAHQRISEMADPLHFGTLGGYATKIVWFLAGILLTGLSVTGVMIYSMRLRAAVATGAESSNGWVRAWRGMGWWAYPALGLIILSLALAPGAMLA, via the coding sequence ATGGCGGCGGCGACAGAACGGAAGCGGCGGTCAGTCTGGTGGGCTGTCCATGCCTGGGCTGGGCTGAAACTATCCCTGTTCATGACCTTCATCCTGGCGACGGGCACGCTCGCCGTATTCTCCGCCGAACTGGACTGGCTGGTCACGCCATCGATGCGGGTGATGCCGCAGGAGGGAGCAAAGGCCTCCTGGGGCACGCTGGCGGCATCGGCACGGGACGCCGTACCAGGCGGGCGGCTGGCGCAGATCTATGCACCGCCGCATCCCGGTTTCGCGGCGGAGGCCTGGCTGGACACCAGCACCGCCCGGCCCACCCGCGTGCATCTGGACCCTTACACGGGCCGGGTCACGGGGGTTGTGGGCTGGTACAACATCCAGCGCTTCCTGCGGGAGACGCATCGCCATCTGATGCTGCCCGTGAAGCTGGGGGTGCCCATCGTCTGCACCCTGGCCTTCCTGCTGCTGGCCTCGCTGGTCAGCGGCATCGTCACCTACAAGAAATGGTGGCGCGGCTTCTTCAAGCGGCCGCGCGGTGGGGACGGGCGCAGATTGTCTGGCGACCTGCACCGGCTGGCCGGGCTGTGGAGCCTGTGGTTCGTCGCCCTGATCGCGGTGACGGGCGTCTGGTATATGGTGGAATCGCTGGGTGGCGACGCGCCTGACCATCCCAGGGCCCCGGCCCTCTCCATCACGGCGACACAGCCGGTGGGACCGGCCCTTGACGCCCTGATCGAGGCGGGTCTGCGCGCCTATCCCGGCCTGGATATCCGCGAAATCCGCTATCCCACGGCCAAGGGCGGGCGGGGTTTGGTGCTGATGGGGCAGGCCGATGCCTGGCTGGTGCGCGACCGGTCGAACGCAGTCTGGCTGAACCCCGATGACGGCGCTGTTCTGCTGGTCAGCAGTGGGGAGGAACTGACGGCCCATCAGCGCATCTCGGAAATGGCAGACCCCCTGCATTTCGGCACGCTGGGCGGCTATGCCACAAAGATTGTCTGGTTTCTGGCTGGCATCCTGCTGACGGGTCTGTCGGTGACCGGGGTGATGATCTACAGCATGCGCCTTCGCGCCGCCGTCGCAACGGGGGCTGAAAGCAGCAATGGCTGGGTCAGGGCTTGGCGCGGCATGGGCTGGTGGGCCTATCCGGCACTGGGCCTGATCATCCTGTCGCTGGCCCTGGCCCCCGGCGCCATGCTGGCCTGA
- a CDS encoding TonB-dependent siderophore receptor has protein sequence MRAWWMMGVCAATLMGGAAMAEPAATTTEEIIVTGRVQRLYRVEETTIGKVPANILDIPQAVQVINAELIKDLGARNVTDLYRNISGLSFFTYAGVTFRGFRQEQAYYDGMRGDPFIGFAVPQLFNIERVEVLKGPAGMLYGPAAPGGSLNYVTKTPQDDFRGEVRAFAGNYDRLGGAAEVTGPIDEDGRFAYRVGAYYEEMDSFRIGAGNETTIGDASLQVRLADETNLTLQVIHYDQDLPANRLRGIPVTDDGVYLAPITWNHNEPTDYSKLKSDVLQAKLDTRLTDAIRMDAGVRWFKSNEVQQYHEPRGTYDSNRDGILDMVRREFRDQKRDSDALATAVNFISDTELAGLDHQILFGGDWYQEDSNLLQRTARASNAGGPVPDASLTNRVYGLTSGAAYNLANVPFSRTDTRAERQGVYLQDQAGLGQQWIALAGIRYDHFTDRNRVNGSDFSDGDYTWRTGLIYKPTDEVSLYASFANSFEPQAIASQADNAGGPFDPVTGRQVEAGVKTALLGGRIQANGAIYRIVRENMVQTDTTKPPVNGVNQLSPVGEVTAKGLELDLSADITPDWVFTANYGYNDTKITGTVPGQSLTNAVGNRFANAPRHKVGFWTRYQVPVLDTGFAFGGEHVSRRLSLNGQTVKPYTIFDASIITDLGFAEAMFRVKNLFDKEYAASGFTTHNGHFPGEPRTWFVELRRTF, from the coding sequence ATGCGGGCTTGGTGGATGATGGGCGTTTGCGCCGCCACTTTGATGGGTGGGGCCGCGATGGCGGAACCGGCGGCAACGACGACGGAAGAGATCATCGTCACCGGCCGCGTGCAGCGGCTGTACCGGGTGGAGGAAACCACCATCGGCAAGGTGCCCGCCAATATCCTGGACATCCCTCAGGCGGTGCAGGTGATCAACGCGGAACTGATCAAGGATCTGGGCGCGCGCAATGTCACGGACCTGTACCGCAACATTTCCGGCCTGTCCTTCTTCACCTATGCCGGCGTTACCTTCCGCGGCTTCCGCCAGGAACAGGCCTATTATGACGGGATGCGCGGCGACCCGTTCATCGGCTTTGCGGTACCGCAACTGTTCAACATTGAACGGGTGGAAGTTCTGAAGGGTCCGGCGGGTATGCTGTACGGCCCGGCGGCCCCGGGCGGGTCCCTGAACTATGTCACCAAGACGCCCCAGGACGATTTCCGGGGCGAGGTGCGGGCCTTCGCCGGCAATTACGACCGTCTGGGCGGGGCCGCCGAGGTGACGGGCCCCATCGATGAGGACGGCCGCTTCGCCTACCGCGTCGGCGCCTACTATGAGGAGATGGACAGTTTCCGCATCGGCGCCGGCAACGAGACGACCATCGGCGATGCCAGCCTACAGGTGCGGCTGGCGGATGAGACAAACCTGACGCTTCAGGTCATCCACTATGACCAGGACCTGCCCGCCAACCGCCTGCGCGGCATCCCCGTTACCGATGACGGCGTCTATCTGGCACCTATCACCTGGAACCATAATGAGCCGACGGATTATTCGAAGCTGAAATCCGATGTGCTGCAGGCCAAACTGGACACAAGGCTGACCGACGCCATCCGCATGGATGCCGGCGTACGTTGGTTCAAATCCAATGAGGTGCAGCAATATCACGAACCGCGCGGCACCTATGACAGTAACCGCGATGGTATCCTAGACATGGTGCGGCGTGAATTCCGCGACCAGAAGCGAGACAGCGACGCCCTGGCCACAGCCGTCAACTTCATCTCCGATACCGAACTGGCCGGTCTGGACCATCAGATCCTGTTCGGTGGCGACTGGTACCAAGAGGACTCGAACCTGTTGCAGCGGACGGCGCGGGCCAGCAATGCCGGCGGCCCCGTGCCCGATGCCAGCCTGACCAATCGTGTCTACGGCCTAACCTCCGGTGCCGCCTACAATCTGGCCAACGTGCCGTTCAGCCGGACGGACACGCGCGCTGAACGCCAGGGCGTCTACCTGCAGGATCAGGCCGGGCTGGGCCAGCAGTGGATAGCATTGGCCGGCATTCGCTACGACCATTTCACGGACCGCAACCGTGTCAACGGCTCAGACTTCTCTGATGGCGACTACACCTGGCGGACGGGCCTGATCTATAAGCCCACGGACGAAGTGTCCCTCTATGCCAGCTTCGCCAACAGTTTCGAACCGCAGGCCATCGCCAGCCAGGCGGACAATGCCGGCGGTCCCTTCGACCCGGTGACGGGCCGGCAGGTGGAAGCCGGGGTGAAGACGGCGCTGTTGGGTGGCCGCATTCAGGCCAACGGCGCCATCTACCGCATCGTGCGCGAAAACATGGTGCAGACCGACACCACGAAGCCGCCCGTCAATGGCGTCAACCAGTTAAGCCCTGTGGGCGAGGTGACGGCGAAGGGGCTGGAACTGGACCTGTCCGCCGATATCACGCCCGACTGGGTGTTCACGGCCAATTACGGCTATAACGACACCAAGATCACGGGCACAGTGCCGGGGCAGAGCCTGACCAACGCCGTGGGCAACCGCTTTGCCAATGCCCCGCGCCACAAGGTTGGCTTCTGGACCCGCTATCAGGTGCCGGTCCTCGATACCGGCTTTGCCTTTGGCGGGGAACATGTCTCAAGGCGCCTCAGCCTGAACGGCCAGACGGTGAAGCCCTATACGATCTTTGACGCCTCCATCATTACGGATCTGGGTTTCGCGGAGGCGATGTTCCGGGTGAAGAACCTGTTCGACAAGGAATATGCCGCCTCGGGCTTCACCACCCATAATGGCCATTTCCCTGGGGAACCGCGCACATGGTTTGTCGAACTGCGCCGGACCTTCTAA
- a CDS encoding TonB-dependent receptor domain-containing protein, which yields MKMIKTRPPVHDRLRQTASPLALSLAAGMMLAGPALAQQADAGKTELIEEIVVTGSLIQRPNNVAVSPITTVSTESIKESGQVEVEAALNQLPSFTAAGTASTGGQGGGGRASLNLRGLGSNRNLVLLNGKRLPLSDINGNVDINILPEAIIGSVDVITGGASAIYGSDAMSGVVNFKTIQPFDGVRADVQFGQDERGDVFKKSASVTLGSAFAEDKGHMMLTASYTDRPGLQGSKRSFFEFVTPSSFIGTGTYVPNAANLPTQAAINSVFAKYGVTSTVGRTLNLGFNNDGSLFVQTGALNYKGPTDNGYAIIAGNVRMPVGQQVQFQNSLERKTAFGSFDYEVAEGVTAYGQFMYVDSVVNTESGGSLTQIGNLTTIPTTNPFIPADLRTILASRPNPNAPFTWNGRYVGIADKNWDEQYKVSQFALGLKGDLAGSWKWDLYSSYDESLHDQALYNAVVKSKVQSLLNAADGGNSLCAGGFNPFGISNSTRISDACKTYMTKTALSTEKLTQTQVQGQLSGPVVELPAGPLQVALLTSYRRNTYRFTPDSDLAAQNIEAVTGSASARGNINLKEIAGQVDIPLISGAEFAEELAIGAAARYSDYSTTGSVKSYEGDMRWKPVDALMLRGSYQRAVRAPNIGELFSPPTGTQVQFGTPPASVGDPCDVRSIARTGTGGAQVRALCIAQGVPANVIDTYTFPTTATGGTIRGNLGLTPEKADTFNIGTVLTVPGDSPWYGGTTISVDYYNIKIKEVISGVPGLTTLSKCYNLDGSNPTYAATNEFCQLLTRDAQGQLQDVSLPFLNLGGLETDGIDVQINWSASLSDIGADVGDPSAEIYVTPVIGWVNHYNIQTLPGSAFQDYVNTSTLGRALPRWKALTTVGYRSDLFGVGLRWRYQGAMDDVTAVTTPTNPSRGVPAYNLFDLFGNVRVNESIELRAGVTNLFDRGLPIVASSQNSTDVAVYDAVGRSYYVGLRAKF from the coding sequence ATGAAGATGATCAAGACGCGCCCGCCGGTGCATGACCGGTTGCGGCAAACGGCATCGCCGCTGGCCCTGTCGCTGGCCGCCGGCATGATGCTGGCAGGCCCGGCGCTGGCACAGCAGGCCGATGCCGGCAAGACGGAGCTGATCGAGGAAATCGTGGTCACCGGCTCCCTGATCCAGCGGCCCAACAATGTCGCGGTCAGCCCCATCACCACCGTATCGACGGAATCCATCAAGGAAAGCGGCCAAGTAGAGGTTGAGGCGGCGCTGAACCAGTTGCCTTCCTTCACCGCTGCCGGCACCGCCAGCACCGGCGGACAGGGCGGTGGTGGCCGCGCCAGCCTGAACCTGCGTGGCCTTGGCTCGAACCGCAATCTGGTGTTGTTGAACGGCAAGCGCCTGCCGTTGTCGGACATTAACGGCAATGTCGATATCAACATCCTGCCCGAAGCCATCATCGGCAGTGTTGATGTGATCACAGGTGGTGCGTCCGCCATCTATGGTTCCGACGCCATGTCCGGCGTGGTCAATTTCAAGACCATCCAGCCCTTTGACGGTGTCCGCGCCGATGTGCAGTTCGGTCAGGATGAACGCGGCGACGTGTTCAAGAAATCTGCGTCCGTCACGCTGGGCAGCGCCTTTGCTGAGGACAAGGGCCATATGATGCTGACGGCCAGCTACACGGACCGTCCGGGCCTGCAGGGGTCCAAGCGTTCCTTCTTCGAATTCGTCACCCCCTCCTCCTTCATCGGCACTGGGACCTATGTGCCCAACGCCGCCAACCTGCCGACCCAGGCCGCCATCAACAGCGTCTTTGCCAAATATGGCGTCACCTCCACCGTTGGTCGCACGCTGAACCTGGGTTTTAACAATGACGGTTCGCTGTTCGTGCAGACGGGCGCCCTGAACTACAAGGGTCCGACGGACAATGGCTATGCCATCATCGCCGGCAATGTCCGTATGCCCGTGGGCCAGCAGGTGCAGTTCCAGAACTCCCTGGAACGCAAGACCGCCTTCGGTTCCTTCGACTATGAGGTGGCAGAGGGCGTCACCGCCTATGGCCAGTTCATGTATGTCGACAGCGTCGTGAATACCGAAAGCGGCGGCAGCCTGACCCAGATTGGCAATCTGACCACCATCCCCACCACCAACCCCTTCATCCCCGCCGACCTGCGCACCATCCTGGCGTCGCGCCCCAATCCCAATGCGCCCTTCACCTGGAACGGTCGTTATGTCGGTATCGCCGACAAAAACTGGGATGAACAGTACAAGGTCAGCCAGTTCGCGCTGGGCCTGAAGGGCGATCTGGCCGGCAGCTGGAAATGGGATCTCTACAGCTCCTACGACGAGAGCCTGCATGATCAGGCGCTGTACAATGCCGTGGTGAAAAGCAAGGTTCAGAGCCTGCTAAACGCGGCAGATGGCGGCAATTCGCTTTGCGCGGGCGGGTTCAACCCGTTCGGCATCAGTAATTCCACGCGGATCTCCGACGCCTGCAAGACCTACATGACCAAGACGGCGCTCAGTACGGAGAAGCTGACACAGACTCAGGTGCAGGGGCAATTGTCCGGCCCGGTGGTCGAACTGCCCGCAGGTCCGCTGCAGGTAGCTTTGCTCACCTCCTACCGCCGCAACACCTATCGCTTTACGCCTGACAGCGATCTGGCCGCCCAGAATATCGAGGCCGTGACTGGTTCCGCGTCGGCACGCGGCAATATCAACCTGAAGGAAATTGCCGGTCAGGTGGATATCCCGCTGATCAGCGGGGCGGAGTTCGCGGAGGAACTGGCCATTGGTGCCGCCGCCCGCTATTCCGACTATTCCACCACGGGCAGCGTCAAATCCTATGAAGGCGACATGCGCTGGAAGCCCGTTGACGCCCTGATGCTGCGCGGGTCGTATCAGCGCGCGGTGCGTGCACCGAACATCGGGGAGCTGTTCTCCCCGCCGACGGGCACACAGGTGCAGTTCGGCACGCCGCCAGCTTCCGTCGGTGATCCCTGCGACGTGCGCTCCATCGCCCGCACGGGCACCGGCGGGGCACAGGTCCGCGCGCTTTGCATTGCGCAGGGCGTGCCGGCCAACGTTATCGACACCTACACCTTCCCCACCACCGCCACCGGCGGCACCATCCGGGGCAATCTGGGCCTGACCCCGGAAAAGGCCGACACGTTCAATATCGGCACCGTATTGACTGTGCCGGGCGACAGCCCGTGGTATGGTGGCACCACCATCTCCGTCGATTATTACAATATCAAGATCAAGGAGGTGATCTCCGGCGTGCCGGGCCTCACCACCCTGTCCAAGTGCTATAATCTCGACGGCTCCAACCCCACCTATGCCGCGACGAACGAGTTCTGCCAGTTGCTGACCCGCGATGCGCAGGGCCAGTTGCAGGATGTCAGCCTGCCCTTCCTGAACCTGGGCGGGCTGGAGACCGACGGTATCGATGTGCAGATCAACTGGTCGGCCAGCCTGTCGGATATCGGTGCCGATGTCGGCGATCCCAGTGCTGAGATCTATGTCACGCCCGTCATCGGCTGGGTGAACCACTACAATATCCAGACCCTGCCCGGCAGTGCCTTCCAGGATTATGTGAATACCAGCACGCTGGGCCGCGCGCTGCCACGCTGGAAGGCGCTGACCACCGTCGGCTACCGCTCCGACCTGTTCGGGGTCGGCCTGCGCTGGCGGTATCAGGGGGCGATGGATGACGTGACGGCGGTGACCACGCCCACCAACCCATCACGCGGCGTGCCGGCCTATAACCTGTTCGACCTGTTCGGCAATGTCCGGGTCAACGAGAGTATCGAACTGCGCGCTGGTGTCACCAACCTGTTCGACCGGGGTCTGCCCATCGTGGCCAGTTCGCAAAACAGCACCGATGTCGCTGTCTATGACGCGGTTGGCCGCTCCTACTATGTCGGCCTGCGGGCGAAGTTCTGA